In the Sphingomonas sp. OV641 genome, AGGCAGGGATTAATGCACGGCCGATCACCGAAATAGCGTTCATCGATAATGGGGCAGCTACTTAGACCCGGTCCGCTTAGCTAGGCTACGTAGGACCGGTAGTTGCCGTTCTGAGCCGATTGCTGCATGACTGGCTCACAAGGGTGTACCCAACGGAGCCAACATGAGTACGACCCGCGCTGCTCGCGTGTACCTGCGCGTCAGCACCGATGAGCAGGATCTTGAACGCCAAGAGGCGATGGTCGTGTCCTCGCGTACCGCGGGGTATTATGTCGCAGCTGTTTATCGCGAGAAGGCTTCCGGCGCGCGTCCTGACCGGCCCGAGTTGCTTCGCATGATAGCCGACCTGCAAATGGGCGAAGTCGTTATCGCCGAAAAGATCGATCGGATCAGCCGCCTGCCGTTGGCTGAGGCGGAGAGGCTCGTCACCGCTATCCGCGACAAGGGAGCGAGGCTAGCCGTACCAGGAATTGTGGACCTTACCGATCTTGCTGAGGACAATGGCGGGGTGACGCGCATCGTCCTAGAGGCCGTTCAAGACATGTTGTTGAGGGTTGCGCTTCAGACCGCTCGCGATGATTACGAACTGCGCCGCGAGCGGCAGCGGGAGGGCATAGCGATCGCCAAGCGGGAGGGACGCTATACCGGTCGAAAACCAGACTTGGCCCATCATCGCCGCATTGTCTCACTTCGTGAGGCAGGGATGAGCATAGCGAAAACGGCGGCGCTAGCGGGCTGCAGCATCGCACAAGTCAAGCGCGTTACAGCCCTCCACCGGGCGACCAAGCAGAGCGATGCGTGTCCGACGATACCGTGAGATAGAGCCGGACTCAATTCGACCTCTGAATAATTCTGCTAGGATGGAAAGAGGCGGCAGCGTTGCCGCTGGGACGGTCAAGCAGCCGTGAAGGCTGCAGCGAGATCTCAATTTCTGGCCCGTACTGGCGCAAGGCTAATCGTGGCCGTGCCGCGCCCCCATACCGGT is a window encoding:
- a CDS encoding recombinase family protein yields the protein MSTTRAARVYLRVSTDEQDLERQEAMVVSSRTAGYYVAAVYREKASGARPDRPELLRMIADLQMGEVVIAEKIDRISRLPLAEAERLVTAIRDKGARLAVPGIVDLTDLAEDNGGVTRIVLEAVQDMLLRVALQTARDDYELRRERQREGIAIAKREGRYTGRKPDLAHHRRIVSLREAGMSIAKTAALAGCSIAQVKRVTALHRATKQSDACPTIP